The genomic segment CTCGGTGAGGTTACTACTCATGGCCAGCAACTCGTACTGGCGCATCATCAGATACGACGGATAGACCTTAACGTCTTGTGGCTGACAACAGGTGAAACGACGCTGCACCAAACCAAGTATTGTGCTGACGAACACGCGCACATGGCCGAAGCCATAGACACCACGCTCCGTTGGGCGCAGCATATATGAGATAGTTGCCTCGCCCTCTTTTCTGAGGGCAGCCTTAAACAGGATGTCGCGTCGCTGGAAGACAAAAGGCACCTCGTCGATGACCTCTGTACGTACAGCGAATGGATAGGTACTCTCAAGGCGGATACTCACAGGATTCTCGTCGCCATTGGAGAAACGGGGCGACAAGGTGCGATAGGCATCGACCCCTCGCCTACTCCACAGCAATGCGATATCTGCCAACACAGCCACAAACAAGAACAACGCAAGAATGCGACCGATGAGGAACAAGGGTGGCATCACGAATCCCAGAGCAACAATCAGGATGATGGCTATGAGCAGATAATAAAACCTAAACCTTAAATACACTGCTGATCTTTTGACAACGGATTATACAGATTCTTAAATAATGTGGTGTAGCGTTATTTGGGCACCTCGACCTTTTCAATCAAACGTTTCACTGCCTTAATAGGAGTGATACCCTCCATCTCGGCCTCAGCCGTGAGGATAATACGGTGCTGCAGAATACTGGGAGCCACGAAACGCACGTCATCAGGTGTCACGAAATCGCGTCCCTGCAAAAGCGCATAGGCCTTCGAAGCCTGCAACATGGCAACTGAAGCACGAGGCGATGCACCCAGGAACACGGCCTTACTCTGACGTGTCTGTGCTACAACGGCGGCAATATAGCGAAGCAACGCAGGATCGACAAACACCTTTTCGAGCATCTGGCGCAGTTCAACCAATTGTTCCTTGGTGATGACAGGAGCAACATCTTCGAGTGCAGTGAGATGCTGGTTTGAATGATGGCGCTCCAAGATGGTTACCTCTTCATCGAGCGAGGGATAGCCCATCGTGATCTTCATCATGAAACGGTCGGTCTGAGCTTCTGGAAGTTTATAGGTTCCCTCCTGCTCCACAGGATTCTGTGTAGCCAGGATGGTATAGAACTGACCCATGGCATGAGTCTGACCATCGATGGTTACCTGGCGTTCTTCCATCACCTCGAACAGAGCTGCCTGGGTCTTAGCTGGTGCACGGTTAATCTCGTCGACCAGAACGATATCAGCAAACACGGGGCCTGCGTGGAAATCGAAGTCAGAGGTCTTCATGTTAAAGACATTAGTACCCAGCACGTCGCTCGGCATAAGGTCGGGCGTGAACTGCACACGACTGAACTTGGCGTCGATAAGTTTGGCCAGCAGACGAGCCAGCAGTGTTTTGGCCACACCAGGCACACCTTCCAACAGCACATGACCATTGGCCAGCACGGCTGTAAGTAACAGGTCAATATTCTCGTCCTGACCAACGATTACGTTAGAGATCTGCTGACGCAACATGTTGATACGCTCAGCAAAAGCAGTTAAATCGGTTCTTTGTTCTTCCATATTTATAGCGATTGTTGTATTCTGTCTAATTCCTTAATATATATTCTCAGTTCCTCGTCGCTGACGATGAAATTGCCACTGGCAGCCTCTCTTACCTGGTTCATAAAATACTGATCGTCGGCAGAGAGTGTTGCTTTCTGACTCCGAATCATCTCTTCCGTATAAGCCAGTTTCTTGGCCAACAGTCCTGGATTCCAGTGTTCCTGCCAATATAGCGAGCCAACAAGTTGGACAAATTCCAGATTGCGGTTTTGCGGTTTAGTCAAAACGGGAATGGCACGCTGACGACGGCGAGCCGTAAACACGCAGAACAGCAGGATGCCAAGTAACGCCAAATAGAATGACCACCGCAACGGTGGTTCACGCAGTAGCACATAGAATGGTGATGACTCTTCCTGGGCAGTGGCACTCATATAGGCTTCGATACGGATAACTGGATTGGCCTTCAAACGATCCATCAGTCGACCTTGCAATGCCCATCCATTGCCGTTCAGCGTCATATAGTTTGTCATGATCAGCGGTGCCGACACAAAAATCAGCTCGCCCCTGCCAATGGGGAATGATGCTGCTACTGGCTCGCTGACAGTCTCGCCCATACGCATGCCATGATAAATGATCAGATCCTGATGGCGCACGCTATCAGGAACTGAGAGGGTGCGCTCAATCATCTGTGGATAGACTGACTGACACAACTTAGTATGCTGATATGCACTATCTTTGGGTAGATTAAGTTGCCACTGCAAGTTGCCCTTGTCAAGCATCTGACCTGCCACAGCATCCAACTGAAAGTCTCGGTTCCAGTGAAAATCGATGCCCAAGGTATCGGCCCACTCGGTCAATGATGATGAGGCCAGCAAGACGGTATTTCCCTCGTCAACAATCTGAAGGATGTGATCACGGGCACCCTTTCCCAGTATCTCGTTCGTGATGATCACCAGCGACTTTGGTGAGGTGACCACACTATCCTTATAGTGTTTGGGATGTGTGAGGATACCTTTGGAATAAAGTTGGAAGAAGGTTTGGCGACTCACCGTATAGCCGTTTGGCATTGAGGCTTTCATCACACTGTCGAACACTAGGCAACCAAAAGGCTGAGCGTCGGAATGACTAAAAGTGGGTTGCCAAATGAAACGGCGGGGCATGCGATACTCGATGACAAGAACCGCTACCAGCATTAACAAGATGCCAATGATAAACTTGCCGCGACTCTTCATACGCCGACACCTCCTCTCATAATCTCACTCTGAAGCATCGTCACCTGATTATACACCTCGGATGTAGCCTCAAAGTTGCCATAACGCACGTTGATGAAATGGCGCGACAATTTAGTAAAGGCAGGCATATTCATTTGGCGCACATACTGTGAAGGTGTTTTAGATGCCTGCCATTCAATCTTTCCTTCGTCCTCTAAATACTTGAGGGTCTGCAAATAGACCAGTCGCACAACCTGCCGATAGTCATGGGCATCCAGCGCATGACGGATGGCGGCCTCAAAGTTGACACCATAGATAGTATCCTCTTCAACATCATAATCCAGTCCATCACCCTTCTCGCTCCTCATAAACAACTTGGGACGCTTATACCACCAGAACCAGGCGACAAGAGCCAGAACAGCGACACCTAGCACGACAAGCAGATAATAGGTAAACTCCTGGTCTGTAACAGCACCCAAGGCTTCGGCAATCCATTCGTTGACTACCGACATGAGCCATTCCAGCATATTCTGACTGCCGCCCATGAGCTCACGGTCGTAGTCAAACTGCGGGTCGTGCTGGAAGGCAGACAGCTGCAGGGTATCTATCTGAAGAGAATCTAATGGCATGAATTTTGGTATTACCAGTAGTACCGGCTGCTTGTTCGATTCTACTAGATATTATCAAACTCATCAAACTTCTCGATGTTACGAGCCACGCCCACACCATCAATCTTATCACACGCATGACCATACTGGATAGTGATGCCCACCAGACTGATGATGGCCGAAACGAAATAACCCAGAGTAGAGATGATGCATGTGAGATATTGAATGAAATCGTAAAGTGACGAGTTGAAGAAGCCACCATCCTGTTTGCCAGCAATGGTCACTACCATCTTAATCATAGACAGGGCATACCAAGGCAACATGGTAAAGGTCTGGACAACACCAGTGACAAGTCCTACAACAAAGGTGATGCCGAAAACGCCAGCCCATGTGGCAAAGCCCAAACGGAAAGCCTTGAAATAAGCGCCGAACACGCCCAGGTCATCCTCCAGCATATAAGCGGGTGTGGCCAACATCATAGGCAGCACAATGACAATCAACAATGCATAAAGCAGCACAACACTCACCAGACCAAGTATTCTGTTGATAGAAGAGATGCCCATGAACACCAATACGAAGACAGCACCAATGACCACCACAAGCAGGATACCCACCAGCATCATGATAAGGCTGCGCTTCATGCAAAACAAGAAATGCGGTTTGATCTCAGCAAACGACAGATTCTTGAGTCGGTCGTCACGCAAGACATACAATCGTATCAGGGCATAGATTAATGCCACGAGTACGATATAAGCAAAAACAGCTACGATCAACGTGCCAAGTGTTGAGAGGCCGAACTTCAGCAGACGGTCGTCAGAAAAAGAACCACCATTCTGAATCATTGCAATCACACTCATATAGCCGTTCCAGAAGTGATTAGCAAAGAAGGCCATCACCATACTGATGGGCAGCATGATGTAGATGAAATACTTAGTCATCGGTTTCCAGTTCTCACGCAGGAATCCGAAAGTGTCTGACAGTTTCTCTGTAAACTTACGAGTACGATAAAGCTCAATCTTTGGAAGAATCTGTTGCATGATTGTGATTTCTTAAATATGGTAAAACAATATAATAATAGACAATAAAGAGGGCCGATGCCGAGATGATGGTCAATCGGAAAACATTGGAGTATTCTGTATGGCGCGTCAAGAAACTCTCGATAAAGCCTGCCACACAGAACAGGGGCACCGTGCCTACGACTATTTTAAGTCCCTTCATAGCTCCACGGCGGAATGAATAGAGACGACCGTAAGTGCCTGGAAACAGCCAACCATTGCCCATGGCTATGCCTGCAGCACCTGCTATGACGAGAGCCGACAACTCAATGGTGCCATGCAGCATGATGGCCAAAGCACTCTCGCCCAAAAGATTGTGCTGTGCGAAGAACGTCTGGAAGCAACCAAACATGATGCCATTCTTGAGCAGCACAAATCCTGAGAAGAAACTGGTGAGCAGTCCTGAGGCGAAAGCCAGAAACGATACTCTGATATTATTCGTGGTAATGGCAAAGAACATATAGCCCTCGGAATCATTGTCATATACGGCCATCGGCGTGCCCTTCTCAATGTTCTGTAGCGTCATATCCACATAGGCATCGCCAAGGATAAGACGGGAGAAATCTGGATCGAGCCACTGAGAGACAGCACCTATAAGGCTGGCTACGACAAAGATGATGAACGAAATAAGCAGTTCTTTGCGAGCATCCCAAATAATCTGTGACATCTCTTGAGTCCAGAAGGTGACTATGCGCGACCATCGCTCACGCTTGTTACGATATATCCGATTGTGGATGGCCGATGCCAGATTATTCAGATAGAGCGTTATGCGCGACTTGGGATAGTGGGTTTGCGAGAAAGCAAGGTCTGATGTGATGTCAATATAAGCATCAGCCAATTCATCGGGGGTAGAGATAGAACTCTCTACCGTTGACTCATAACCACGCCATTTGTCAAGGTTATGCCTGATAAATGTGACTTCTTTCATCGCAAGAAATAATTTTGCGACAAAATTAGTAAATAATTGCGATTTAACCGCATGTTTTGTTAATTATTTCGTATCTTTGTCGCAAAAATCGTAACAATATGGCAGAATCAGGCATCATAACAGGACAATATGTTCGTATTCAACCTACAGTGGCCAGTGTAGGCGACCGCATTTTTGCACAACTTATTGATTGGCTGGTCATCATTGCCTACATGGTACTTCTCCTATGGATTGATGCGACATTGAAGACGAGTGATTCCGTGATCATGTATGTATTGCTCATTCTGCCACCGATGTTCTACACCCTACTCTGCGAAATCTTTAATCAAGGACGTTCCCTTGGCAAGATGGTTATGAAGATGCGCGTCATAAAACAAGATGGCACGTCGCCCAGTCTGGGTTCCTACCTGATGCGCTGGATGTTGTATCTGATTGACGGTCCCTTAACCAGTTTTGCCGGACTGGTTATCATGATCCTGACACGAGACAATCAACGGTTAGGTGATCTGGCAGCAGGCACCGTGGTTATAAAGCAACAAAAATACAAGAAAATACAAATCAGCCTTGACGAATATGACTATCTAGCCAAGAATTATACGCCAAGATATCCCCAGGCCGCTGATTTAGCATTGGAACAGATAGACATAATCACACGCGCCATTAACACTCGCAGTGACGACTTCGCACAGCGTCTTAACCTGTTAGCTAAGAAAGTGCAGCAGAAATTGAATATTGAGAAAAAAGAAGCGAACGACCTCGCCTTCTTACAGCGGATCGTTCGCGATTATCAATATTATGCTTTAGAAGAGATTTAGAGAGTCAATTCACATCCCAGACCCAGCACGTAGTTGGTACGAGTGAACGAGTCACTGACACCTGTCGTAGGATAGTCCTTACGGTCGTAGTCACCATAGTTCGTCTGGAAATAGCCTCCCTTGACAATTACATTGTCGCTCACCTTGAAATTAGCTCCAAATCCCAAGCTATAGCTATTAACCACAAACGACATATCGTTCATATACTGGTCGGTAAGTCCGTAGCGAGTGATCTGTCCACCCAGTGAGATTGTCACGCGATCGTTAATATCCCACTCTGCACCCAATAAGAACTCGTTAGAGTCGTGGTCCAGCAGATTCTGACTATTGTTATACCAGTTAGCACTCTTGTCGAAATAATGATGCCAACCAGCATTCAGACGAACAACATCAACGGGACTCCACTGGGCACCCAAAGCCAACTGAGCTGGCTGGTCCTCATTAACCTCCTCACCATCACGGAACTTATTCACGGCAGCAATCTCGCTGGCCTGGTTCACCGTCGACTCGTTCTTCATGTGAATCTCGGTCTTGAACTCATACTTGGCAGCAAAGTTAAATTGGCCAATCTTATAGTCAATACCCACAACAGGTGCAATACCAACACTTGACTGGTTACACAGTAGATTCACACCCTCAGAGTACTTTTGCAAAGCATTCAGACTACCTTTCGTACCCTCTAACTGTGCCTTCTTGGCAACCAATTCGGCATATTGAGGAAGTTCGGTGGCACCAGCAGCCTCATATTGAGCCATACCAGCATTAACCTGATCCAGTCCTGCATCAACTGTCGTTGCAGCGCTTTCCAGGAAGCTGCCGAAGTTCACGTACTGGTCATTGGCCAGTCTAACCATGATATTGCTAATCTTTGCCTTATAGGTCGCAGAACCATAAAGCAAACGCATACCACCATAAACAGCCAAATGCTCGTTCACTTTATAAGCCGTACCTACCTGGAAACCGAAATAATACTGACGTCCTTGCATATAGCCGTCCATATCATAACCTGTAGCGCCCAGAGGCTTCAGCTGATTGGCAATAGAACCTACCGTATTCTCGAAAGAACCCAAACCATCAGCGTATTCGCATGAACCGCCACCACCAGGCACAGACAAGTTAAACTGCAAACTCCAGTTGTTCTTATTCCACGCAGCCTGAAGTGAAGGGATGAAAGGTGCATCAGCGACGCCCTCGAAAATCTTGGTGTCTGAACCATTATTCTTCTTACCCAGTGCCAGATAGGGATTGGTAGAAGTAATGGTACGTGTTTGGTGTGCATACTGCCAGTTGAAACCAAGATGGAAGCCTTCGGGCATGAAAGCTACACCGGCAGGGTTACTGTAGACACCATCGAGACCAATAGCCGCATCGCGAGCAGGGTTGCGAAGGAAGTCAATACTCTGGTTCGTGTTGGTTAAGATGCCACCAGCCTGAGCTGTTGTGGCGGCTGTTGCCAGCATGATGCCGGCCAGAATTGCTTTTGTTTTCATATCCTGTTTTTAACAATACTTTGAAAAATCGGCTGCAAAGGTACACTCGTTATCGCACACAAAAGAAAAGAATGTGCATAATTTAAGCTTCGTTAACTTAACGGATATTAATTATTGCACACAGTTACCATATTTGTGCAAAGAACGGTTGCACAAAAGAGGGCAATTGTGTGCAAATCGAATTAATTCACAACGCAAATCACATTATTTGGCGTTGGAAGTTTCATTCATTTCAGGATAACTGATACGTGTATGGTAAATGGTCTTGAGCTTTTCAATGAGCACAGTCTTGGCATACTGTATATCACGATAAGTAATGGGACAATCACGGAAATAGCCATCGTCATTCATGCCATCTATAAGTTTATTCACCAGCTGGCGAATACTCTGCTCAGTGTAGTCTGGCAGGGAACGGGAAGCCGCCTCGACACCATCGGCCATCATCAAAATAGCCTGTTCCTTCGTGAAAGGATTGGGACCAGGATAGGTGAACAACAATTCGTCGACAGGTTGATCGGGAT from the Prevotella sp. E15-22 genome contains:
- a CDS encoding MoxR family ATPase, translating into MEEQRTDLTAFAERINMLRQQISNVIVGQDENIDLLLTAVLANGHVLLEGVPGVAKTLLARLLAKLIDAKFSRVQFTPDLMPSDVLGTNVFNMKTSDFDFHAGPVFADIVLVDEINRAPAKTQAALFEVMEERQVTIDGQTHAMGQFYTILATQNPVEQEGTYKLPEAQTDRFMMKITMGYPSLDEEVTILERHHSNQHLTALEDVAPVITKEQLVELRQMLEKVFVDPALLRYIAAVVAQTRQSKAVFLGASPRASVAMLQASKAYALLQGRDFVTPDDVRFVAPSILQHRIILTAEAEMEGITPIKAVKRLIEKVEVPK
- a CDS encoding DUF4350 domain-containing protein, giving the protein MKSRGKFIIGILLMLVAVLVIEYRMPRRFIWQPTFSHSDAQPFGCLVFDSVMKASMPNGYTVSRQTFFQLYSKGILTHPKHYKDSVVTSPKSLVIITNEILGKGARDHILQIVDEGNTVLLASSSLTEWADTLGIDFHWNRDFQLDAVAGQMLDKGNLQWQLNLPKDSAYQHTKLCQSVYPQMIERTLSVPDSVRHQDLIIYHGMRMGETVSEPVAASFPIGRGELIFVSAPLIMTNYMTLNGNGWALQGRLMDRLKANPVIRIEAYMSATAQEESSPFYVLLREPPLRWSFYLALLGILLFCVFTARRRQRAIPVLTKPQNRNLEFVQLVGSLYWQEHWNPGLLAKKLAYTEEMIRSQKATLSADDQYFMNQVREAASGNFIVSDEELRIYIKELDRIQQSL
- a CDS encoding DUF4129 domain-containing protein, with product MPLDSLQIDTLQLSAFQHDPQFDYDRELMGGSQNMLEWLMSVVNEWIAEALGAVTDQEFTYYLLVVLGVAVLALVAWFWWYKRPKLFMRSEKGDGLDYDVEEDTIYGVNFEAAIRHALDAHDYRQVVRLVYLQTLKYLEDEGKIEWQASKTPSQYVRQMNMPAFTKLSRHFINVRYGNFEATSEVYNQVTMLQSEIMRGGVGV
- a CDS encoding stage II sporulation protein M; this encodes MKEVTFIRHNLDKWRGYESTVESSISTPDELADAYIDITSDLAFSQTHYPKSRITLYLNNLASAIHNRIYRNKRERWSRIVTFWTQEMSQIIWDARKELLISFIIFVVASLIGAVSQWLDPDFSRLILGDAYVDMTLQNIEKGTPMAVYDNDSEGYMFFAITTNNIRVSFLAFASGLLTSFFSGFVLLKNGIMFGCFQTFFAQHNLLGESALAIMLHGTIELSALVIAGAAGIAMGNGWLFPGTYGRLYSFRRGAMKGLKIVVGTVPLFCVAGFIESFLTRHTEYSNVFRLTIISASALFIVYYYIVLPYLRNHNHATDSSKD
- a CDS encoding RDD family protein yields the protein MAESGIITGQYVRIQPTVASVGDRIFAQLIDWLVIIAYMVLLLWIDATLKTSDSVIMYVLLILPPMFYTLLCEIFNQGRSLGKMVMKMRVIKQDGTSPSLGSYLMRWMLYLIDGPLTSFAGLVIMILTRDNQRLGDLAAGTVVIKQQKYKKIQISLDEYDYLAKNYTPRYPQAADLALEQIDIITRAINTRSDDFAQRLNLLAKKVQQKLNIEKKEANDLAFLQRIVRDYQYYALEEI
- a CDS encoding OmpP1/FadL family transporter — its product is MKTKAILAGIMLATAATTAQAGGILTNTNQSIDFLRNPARDAAIGLDGVYSNPAGVAFMPEGFHLGFNWQYAHQTRTITSTNPYLALGKKNNGSDTKIFEGVADAPFIPSLQAAWNKNNWSLQFNLSVPGGGGSCEYADGLGSFENTVGSIANQLKPLGATGYDMDGYMQGRQYYFGFQVGTAYKVNEHLAVYGGMRLLYGSATYKAKISNIMVRLANDQYVNFGSFLESAATTVDAGLDQVNAGMAQYEAAGATELPQYAELVAKKAQLEGTKGSLNALQKYSEGVNLLCNQSSVGIAPVVGIDYKIGQFNFAAKYEFKTEIHMKNESTVNQASEIAAVNKFRDGEEVNEDQPAQLALGAQWSPVDVVRLNAGWHHYFDKSANWYNNSQNLLDHDSNEFLLGAEWDINDRVTISLGGQITRYGLTDQYMNDMSFVVNSYSLGFGANFKVSDNVIVKGGYFQTNYGDYDRKDYPTTGVSDSFTRTNYVLGLGCELTL